The proteins below come from a single Carassius carassius chromosome 11, fCarCar2.1, whole genome shotgun sequence genomic window:
- the LOC132152865 gene encoding gamma-crystallin M3-like: MGKIIFYEDRNFQGRSYECSSDCSDMSTYLSRCHSCKVESGCFVVYDRPNYMGNQFFMRRGEYADCMRMGMSDGIRSCRMVPQYRGSYRMRIYERENFGGQMNEMTDDCESFMDRYRMSDCQSCHVMDGHWLMYEQPHYRGRMIYFRPGEYRSFRDMGYSNNRFSSVRRIMDLC; this comes from the exons ATGGGCAAG ATCATCTTCTACGAGGACAGGAACTTCCAGGGTCGCTCCTATGAGTGCAGCAGTGACTGCTCTGATATGTCTACCTACCTCAGCCGCTGTCACTCATGCAAAGTGGAGAGTGGCTGCTTTGTGGTCTATGACCGTCCTAACTACATGGGAAACCAGTTTTTTATGAGGAGGGGCGAGTATGCTGATTGCATGCGCATGGGGATGAGTGATGGCATCAGGTCATGTCGCATGGTTCCTCag TACAGGGGATCCTACAGAATGAGGATCTACGAGAGGGAGAACTTCGGAGGTCAGATGAACGAGATGACAGATGACTGTGAATCCTTCATGGACCGTTATCGCATGTCCGACTGCCAGTCCTGCCATGTGATGGACGGCCACTGGCTCATGTATGAGCAGCCTCACTACAGAGGCAGGATGATATACTTCAGACCTGGAGAGTACAGGAGCTTCAGAGATATGGGCTACAGCAACAACAGATTCAGCTCTGTTAGAAGAATCATGGACTTGTGTTAA